The proteins below come from a single Nostoc sp. 'Peltigera membranacea cyanobiont' N6 genomic window:
- a CDS encoding ParA family protein — MIITIASFKGGVGKSTTAIHLAAYLAIKGKTVLADGDLNRSVLHWSERGKSPFDVYDQSEIDQANDFEHLVIDTPARPASNELKALASSSDLLIIPTHPSTFALEALIETVGELNELPPGRFKVLLTCVPPSPSRDGYKAKESLEKIGLPLFKTWIRRMAVYLKAENFGVPVYMVKDPRASDAWSDYQAVGKEILS, encoded by the coding sequence CTACCACAGCAATACATCTGGCAGCTTACCTTGCTATCAAAGGTAAAACTGTACTAGCTGATGGTGATCTTAATCGCTCTGTATTGCATTGGTCAGAGCGTGGTAAAAGTCCTTTCGATGTTTATGATCAGAGCGAAATAGACCAAGCCAACGATTTTGAGCATCTTGTGATTGATACTCCCGCCCGTCCTGCCAGTAATGAGTTGAAAGCATTAGCAAGCTCTAGTGATTTACTGATCATTCCCACACATCCCAGCACTTTCGCTCTAGAAGCATTGATTGAAACTGTGGGAGAACTGAACGAATTGCCGCCTGGAAGGTTTAAAGTTTTACTGACTTGTGTTCCTCCTTCCCCCAGCCGTGATGGATATAAAGCTAAAGAAAGTCTTGAAAAAATTGGCTTACCCTTGTTTAAAACTTGGATTAGAAGAATGGCTGTTTACCTGAAAGCTGAAAATTTTGGAGTTCCAGTTTATATGGTAAAAGATCCTCGTGCTTCTGATGCCTGGAGCGATTACCAGGCAGTGGGTAAGGAAATTCTCTCATGA